A single window of Montipora capricornis isolate CH-2021 chromosome 14, ASM3666992v2, whole genome shotgun sequence DNA harbors:
- the LOC138032067 gene encoding uncharacterized protein translates to MSQLLSKLDPNDNSHFGREMKREGKEETVSNIITWLHVEASVRSRGKNNIVSEDRNESRPRYRTPRKTENNAAIGEEPDDDTCPLNCKTKHHLAACPVFQELAISQRWEIVKQHWRCRKCLRRHHTSNCRKTDGSACDKCRKNHHRSLHNDKIGETSSNPNPRASPFQSKCQASSSTSNRNIQENAVHHKEKLRLNTSNRQYCARVEYHDRPH, encoded by the coding sequence ATGTCTCAACTTTTGTCCAAGCTCGATCCGAACGATAATTCTCATTTTGGAAGAGAAATGAAAAGAGAAGGTAAAGAGGAAACTGTCAGTAACATCATCACCTGGTTGCATGTAGAAGCAAGTGTCCGCTCAAGGGGCAAGAATAACATCGTGTCCGAAGACAGAAACGAGAGTCGCCCGCGATACAGGACCCCAAGGAAAACTGAGAACAATGCCGCAATTGGCGAAGAACCCGATGATGACACCTGTCCACTTAACtgtaaaacaaaacatcacCTCGCTGCCTGTCCTGTGTTCCAGGAGTTGGCTATCAGTCAGAGATGGGAAATTGTAAAGCAACATTGGCGATGTCGTAAATGTCTTAGAAGGCACCATACAAGCAACTGTAGGAAAACAGACGGTTCAGCATGCGACAAATGCAGAAAAAACCATCACCGTTCTCTTCACAATGACAAGATTGGCGAAACGAGCTCAAATCCAAATCCAAGAGCATCTCCTTTCCAAAGTAAGTGCCAGGCCTCCTCGAGTACATCAAATCGTAATATCCAAGAAAATGCTGTTCATCACAAAGAGAAGTTAAGGCTCAATACGTCAAACCGGCAGTACTGTGCCAGGGTCGAATACCACGATCGCCCTCATTAG
- the LOC138032373 gene encoding uncharacterized protein: MTELGRVVFIVVVSVITMSPRTTMCVRHDTFWGEKAPPGCQPCPKNNEGLFDTPVCGMNGIAYKNFCYLTLRNCIAKILKKELVVPSKDPSTCGLQMKLYNSFSGSPFRRKKRNTRPLGRNTDSS, translated from the exons ATGACAGAATTGGGGCGTGTAGTCTTCATCGTAGTAGTTTCTGTAATAACGATGTCTCCGAGAACAACAATGTGCGTTCGACACGACACGTTTTGGGGCGAGAAAG CGCCGCCTGGATGTCAGCCATGTCCAAAGAATAATGAAGGATTGTTCGATACACCAGTTTGCGGAATGAACGGCATCGCTTACAAGAACTTCTGTTATCTTACATTGAGGAACTGCATCGCTAAAATATTGAAAAAGGAGCTAGTAGTACCGTCAAAGGACCCAAGCACATGCGG ATTGCAAATGAAGTTATATAATTCATTTAGTGGATCCCCCTTCAGGAGAAAGAAGAGGAATACAAGGCCATTGGGAAGAAACACTGATAGCTCGTAA